A single genomic interval of Bradyrhizobium japonicum USDA 6 harbors:
- a CDS encoding ABC transporter ATP-binding protein, protein MTEPVLSVRNLQVEFASRRGTLRAIDGVSFDIAKGEVLGVVGESGAGKSVTGLSVIGLIDPPGRIAGGEIRLAGLRIDNLPAEEMRRIRGKRIGMIFQDPLTSLNPLYRVGDQIIETIKTHLSLSETAARRRAIDLLAEVGIPAPEKRIDGYPHEFSGGMRQRVVIALAICAEPELIIADEPTTALDVSVQAQIISLIKRLGRDHGTAVMLVTHDMGVIAETSDRVAVMYAGRVAEIGPVQDVVRNPLHPYAKGLMGAIPTLAGDEKRLVQIPGSMPRLSAIPRGCSFNPRCAFAFDRCRVERPEPLSRGTQSVACHLYDTVPAESAA, encoded by the coding sequence ATGACCGAACCCGTTCTCTCCGTGCGCAATCTTCAGGTCGAGTTCGCCTCCCGCCGCGGCACGCTGCGCGCGATCGACGGCGTCTCGTTCGACATCGCCAAGGGCGAGGTGCTCGGCGTGGTCGGCGAATCCGGCGCCGGCAAGTCCGTCACCGGCCTGTCGGTGATCGGCCTGATCGATCCGCCCGGCCGCATCGCCGGCGGCGAGATTCGTCTCGCCGGCCTTCGCATCGACAATCTGCCCGCCGAGGAGATGCGCCGCATCCGGGGAAAACGGATCGGCATGATCTTCCAGGATCCCCTCACCTCGCTCAATCCGCTGTACCGCGTCGGCGATCAGATCATCGAGACGATCAAGACCCACCTGAGCCTGTCCGAAACGGCCGCCCGCCGCCGCGCCATCGACCTGCTCGCCGAGGTCGGCATTCCCGCGCCGGAAAAACGCATCGACGGCTATCCCCACGAATTCTCCGGCGGCATGCGCCAGCGCGTCGTGATTGCGCTCGCGATCTGCGCCGAGCCCGAGCTGATCATCGCGGACGAACCGACCACCGCGCTCGATGTCTCCGTACAGGCGCAGATCATCTCGCTGATCAAGCGGCTCGGGCGCGATCACGGCACCGCCGTGATGCTGGTGACCCACGACATGGGCGTGATCGCGGAGACCTCCGACCGCGTCGCGGTGATGTACGCCGGCCGCGTCGCCGAGATCGGCCCGGTACAGGACGTCGTCAGGAATCCGCTGCACCCTTACGCCAAGGGCCTGATGGGCGCGATTCCGACGCTTGCCGGGGACGAAAAGCGCCTGGTGCAGATCCCCGGCTCCATGCCGCGCCTGTCGGCGATCCCGCGCGGCTGCTCGTTCAATCCGCGCTGCGCCTTCGCCTTCGATCGCTGCCGGGTTGAACGGCCGGAGCCGCTATCGCGCGGCACACAATCCGTTGCCTGCCATCTCTACGACACCGTGCCTGCGGAGAGCGCGGCATGA
- a CDS encoding ABC transporter ATP-binding protein gives MTALLEVEGLVKHFVAGRSLFGRALGHVKAVDGVSFSLEAGKTLALVGESGCGKSTVSRLVLRLIEPDAGTVRFAGRDLLSLDAGALRAFRREAQIIFQDPYASLNPRMTVGQILTEPLALHDLVPPAQRRERVAEILRLVGLEPRLERRYPHEFSGGQRQRIAIARALAVEPKLIICDEPVSALDVSIRSQILNLLRELQDRLGLAYIFVSHDLAVVKHIADHVAVMNLGQIVETAEADALFAAPRHPYSRALLSAIPMPKPRAKRSRIVLQGEIPSALNPPPGCRFHTRCPYVVDRCRSEMPQLVPNGIGHATACHRTSELPPSAAIVPSDGGFSPVLEKLVAAFSGGPEAVRGSGVSSLGTDPA, from the coding sequence ATGACCGCTCTCCTCGAGGTCGAAGGCCTGGTCAAGCATTTTGTCGCTGGGCGCTCGCTGTTCGGCCGGGCACTGGGGCATGTCAAAGCGGTCGACGGCGTCAGCTTCTCTCTCGAAGCCGGCAAGACGCTCGCCCTGGTCGGCGAATCCGGGTGCGGCAAATCCACCGTCAGTCGCCTGGTGCTGCGGCTGATCGAGCCGGATGCAGGCACGGTGCGTTTCGCCGGCCGCGACCTGCTCTCGCTGGACGCCGGCGCGCTCCGCGCCTTCCGCCGCGAAGCGCAGATCATCTTCCAGGACCCCTACGCCTCGCTCAATCCGCGCATGACGGTCGGCCAGATTCTCACCGAGCCGCTGGCGCTGCACGATCTGGTACCGCCGGCGCAACGGCGCGAGCGCGTCGCGGAAATCCTGCGGCTGGTCGGTCTCGAGCCGCGGCTCGAGCGACGTTATCCGCACGAATTTTCCGGCGGCCAGCGCCAGCGCATCGCCATCGCCCGCGCGCTCGCGGTCGAACCAAAACTGATCATCTGCGATGAGCCGGTCTCGGCGCTGGACGTCTCGATCCGCTCGCAGATCCTCAACCTCTTGCGCGAGCTGCAGGACCGGCTTGGGCTGGCCTACATCTTCGTCTCGCACGATCTGGCTGTGGTCAAGCACATCGCCGACCATGTCGCGGTGATGAATCTCGGCCAGATCGTCGAGACTGCCGAGGCGGACGCCCTGTTCGCGGCACCTCGCCACCCCTACAGCCGTGCGCTGCTGTCCGCGATCCCCATGCCTAAACCGCGGGCAAAACGCAGCCGGATTGTGCTGCAGGGAGAGATCCCGAGCGCGCTCAACCCGCCGCCGGGTTGCCGCTTCCACACCCGCTGCCCCTACGTGGTCGACCGCTGCCGCAGTGAAATGCCGCAGCTCGTGCCGAATGGCATCGGACATGCAACGGCCTGTCACCGAACGTCGGAACTGCCGCCCTCCGCGGCGATCGTCCCGTCCGACGGCGGCTTCTCGCCGGTCCTGGAAAAATTGGTCGCCGCCTTCAGCGGCGGCCCGGAAGCAGTCCGCGGCAGCGGGGTTAGTTCATTGGGAACGGACCCGGCTTAG
- a CDS encoding ABC transporter permease, translating to MSDAVVPHKVEGRGAHAAPGWFKRALDSDLFYSFRRSKITMVAAAVTLLFFLLAIFASLLSVQNPFDPAQLQLMNSRISPLWTADGQSPFLLGTDEQGRDVLSAILYGMRISLLVGVLGVVFSGALGILLGLTAGYFGGAVDGLIMRIADVQLSFPAILIALLINGIAKSVFGNKLDEMSMLGVLVFAIGLSFWVQYARTVRGSVMVEKNKDYVAAAQLIGLPAPVIMLRHVLPNTMGPILVIATINLALAIITEATLSFLGSGMPETMPSLGTLIRIGNNYLFAGEWWIVAFPGIALAVLILSINLLGDWLRDALNPKLR from the coding sequence ATGAGCGACGCCGTCGTTCCGCACAAAGTCGAAGGCCGCGGCGCACACGCTGCGCCGGGCTGGTTCAAACGAGCGCTCGACAGCGATCTGTTCTACTCGTTCCGCCGCTCCAAGATCACCATGGTTGCGGCTGCGGTGACACTGCTGTTCTTCCTGCTCGCGATCTTCGCCTCATTGCTGTCGGTGCAGAACCCGTTCGACCCGGCGCAGCTTCAACTGATGAATTCGCGTATCTCGCCGCTGTGGACCGCCGACGGCCAGAGCCCGTTCCTGCTCGGCACCGACGAGCAGGGCCGCGACGTGCTGTCCGCGATTCTCTACGGCATGCGCATCTCGCTCCTGGTCGGTGTGCTCGGCGTGGTGTTCTCCGGCGCGCTCGGCATCCTGCTCGGGCTCACGGCCGGCTATTTCGGCGGTGCCGTCGACGGCCTGATCATGCGCATCGCCGACGTGCAGCTCTCCTTTCCGGCGATCCTGATCGCGCTCCTGATCAACGGCATCGCCAAATCGGTGTTCGGCAACAAGCTCGACGAGATGAGCATGCTGGGCGTGCTGGTGTTCGCGATCGGCCTGAGCTTCTGGGTCCAGTACGCCCGCACGGTGCGCGGCTCGGTGATGGTCGAGAAGAACAAGGACTATGTCGCCGCGGCGCAGCTGATCGGCCTGCCTGCCCCCGTGATCATGTTGCGCCACGTGCTGCCGAACACGATGGGCCCGATCCTGGTCATCGCCACCATCAACCTCGCCCTCGCGATCATCACCGAAGCGACGCTGTCGTTCCTCGGCTCCGGCATGCCCGAGACCATGCCCTCGCTGGGCACGCTGATCCGCATCGGCAACAATTATCTGTTCGCGGGTGAGTGGTGGATCGTCGCCTTCCCCGGCATCGCGCTCGCTGTCCTGATCCTCTCCATCAACCTGCTCGGCGACTGGCTGCGCGACGCGCTGAACCCGAAGCTTCGATGA
- a CDS encoding gamma-glutamyltransferase family protein gives MASNVNPDPFTTRPEIEGTFGVVAATHWIATAVGMAMLEKGGNAFDAGVATAFTLQIVEPHLNGPGGDVPIIVHDVKRARTEVICGQGPAPARATIAHYKSEGLDMVPGTGLLAACVPGTFESWMMLLRDYGTMRVRDVLEPAISYARDGYPLVERACATIQTVEQLFRKHWPTSAAVYLPNGEVPKPGTLFTNKTLAATYARILSEAESGGGGRDAEIERARKAWSQGFVAEAIDRFCRTQEVMDVSGSPHRGVLSADDMARWQPTIEAPLTYDYGRYTVCKAGVWSQGPVTLQQLALLKGFALDGLDPTGPEFIHLQIECAKLAFADREKFYGDPKFSEIPIATLLSDAYNDERRKLVTEKASLDLRPGTVEGLGGVVKLRRAEGQREAVGALGAGEPTVGRFGEVRGDTVHFDIIDKAGNMVSSTPSGGWLQSSPIIPELGFCLGSRAQMFDLEENQPSSLAPGKRPRTTLSPTMALRDGEPYLAWGSPGGDQQDQWITQFFLRHVHCNLNLQEAIDAPAWHSEHFPISFWPRTARPGVLVVENRVPKATIENLRERGHIVEVGPDWSEGRLTAASRVGVRRRAAANPRGMQGYAAGR, from the coding sequence ATGGCCAGCAACGTCAATCCCGATCCCTTCACAACGCGCCCCGAGATCGAGGGCACGTTCGGGGTCGTCGCCGCCACGCACTGGATCGCGACCGCTGTCGGCATGGCCATGCTGGAAAAGGGCGGCAACGCCTTCGATGCCGGCGTCGCCACGGCGTTCACGCTCCAGATCGTGGAACCGCATTTGAACGGCCCGGGCGGAGACGTGCCCATCATCGTGCATGACGTCAAACGCGCACGCACCGAGGTGATCTGCGGTCAGGGCCCGGCGCCGGCGCGCGCCACCATCGCGCACTACAAGAGCGAAGGCCTCGACATGGTGCCCGGCACCGGCCTGCTCGCGGCCTGCGTCCCCGGCACGTTCGAATCCTGGATGATGCTGCTGCGCGACTACGGCACGATGCGCGTGCGCGACGTGCTGGAGCCCGCGATCTCCTATGCGCGCGACGGCTATCCACTGGTCGAGCGCGCCTGCGCCACGATCCAGACCGTCGAGCAGCTGTTCCGCAAGCATTGGCCGACCTCGGCCGCGGTCTATCTGCCCAATGGCGAAGTGCCGAAACCCGGCACGCTCTTCACCAACAAGACGCTGGCTGCGACCTACGCCCGCATTCTCAGCGAGGCCGAGAGCGGCGGCGGTGGCCGCGACGCCGAGATCGAGCGCGCGCGAAAGGCCTGGTCGCAAGGTTTCGTTGCGGAAGCCATCGACAGGTTCTGCCGCACCCAGGAGGTGATGGATGTCAGCGGCTCGCCGCATCGCGGCGTGCTCTCGGCCGACGACATGGCGCGCTGGCAGCCGACGATCGAGGCGCCGCTCACCTACGACTATGGCCGCTACACCGTCTGCAAGGCCGGCGTCTGGAGCCAGGGTCCGGTGACGCTCCAGCAGCTCGCGCTGCTCAAGGGCTTTGCGCTCGACGGGCTCGATCCGACCGGGCCGGAATTCATCCACCTCCAGATCGAATGCGCCAAGCTCGCCTTCGCCGACCGCGAAAAATTCTACGGCGATCCCAAGTTCAGCGAGATCCCGATCGCGACGCTGCTATCGGACGCCTATAACGACGAGCGCCGCAAGCTGGTGACCGAGAAAGCTTCGCTCGACCTTCGGCCCGGCACGGTCGAGGGTCTTGGCGGTGTGGTCAAGCTGCGCCGCGCCGAAGGACAGCGCGAGGCCGTCGGCGCACTCGGCGCCGGCGAACCAACCGTGGGCCGCTTCGGCGAGGTGCGCGGCGACACCGTGCATTTCGACATCATCGACAAGGCCGGCAACATGGTGTCGTCGACGCCGTCGGGCGGCTGGTTGCAATCCTCGCCGATCATCCCCGAACTCGGTTTTTGCCTCGGCAGCCGCGCACAAATGTTCGATCTGGAGGAGAACCAGCCGAGTTCGCTCGCGCCGGGCAAGCGGCCGCGCACGACGCTGTCCCCCACCATGGCGCTGCGCGACGGCGAGCCGTATCTGGCCTGGGGCTCGCCCGGCGGCGACCAGCAGGATCAGTGGATCACGCAGTTCTTCCTGCGCCACGTCCATTGCAACCTCAATCTCCAGGAAGCGATCGATGCGCCGGCCTGGCACTCCGAGCATTTCCCGATCTCGTTCTGGCCGCGCACCGCGCGCCCCGGCGTGCTCGTGGTCGAGAACCGCGTGCCGAAGGCGACGATCGAGAACCTTCGCGAGCGCGGGCACATTGTCGAGGTCGGCCCCGACTGGTCGGAAGGTCGCCTCACCGCGGCCTCGCGCGTCGGGGTGCGCCGCCGCGCTGCCGCCAACCCGCGCGGCATGCAGGGCTACGCCGCAGGGCGCTGA
- a CDS encoding ABC transporter ATP-binding protein produces MSTPFVQATNLRRVFDVSKPWLNRVLEGGHLEYLKAVDHVSFDIRKGETFALVGESGSGKTTVARMVVGLLPPSSGNVLIDGISMTDPRQAPARRKLRRRIQMIFQDPYASLNPRFRVDAIISEPIRAFDLIQGERDIQARVGELLSLVGLHPDDRLKFPHEFSGGQRQRIAIARALASDAEFIVCDEPTSALDVSVQAQILNLMRDLQDKFGLTYMFISHNLAVVRHMASRVGVMYLGRIVEIAEGRELFARPRMPYTKMLLGAVPDLAMSGRQRIPVKGEIPNPINPPPGCAFNPRCPLAFDLCRKEAPELIAGVACHAVNTAPVPA; encoded by the coding sequence ATGAGCACGCCTTTCGTCCAGGCCACGAATCTGCGCCGCGTCTTCGACGTCTCAAAACCCTGGCTCAACCGCGTGCTCGAAGGCGGACATCTCGAATATCTCAAGGCTGTCGATCACGTTAGCTTCGACATCAGGAAGGGCGAGACCTTTGCGCTGGTCGGCGAGTCCGGCTCGGGCAAGACCACCGTGGCGCGGATGGTCGTCGGCCTGCTGCCGCCAAGCTCCGGCAACGTGCTGATCGACGGCATCTCGATGACGGACCCGCGGCAGGCGCCGGCGCGCCGCAAACTGCGCCGCCGCATCCAGATGATCTTCCAGGACCCCTATGCGAGCCTGAACCCGCGCTTCCGGGTCGATGCCATCATCTCCGAGCCGATCCGTGCCTTCGACCTGATCCAGGGCGAGCGCGATATCCAGGCGCGCGTCGGCGAATTGCTCAGCCTTGTCGGCCTGCATCCCGACGACCGGTTGAAATTTCCACACGAGTTCTCCGGCGGCCAGCGCCAGCGCATCGCGATCGCGCGAGCGCTCGCCTCCGATGCGGAGTTCATCGTCTGCGACGAGCCGACTTCGGCGCTCGACGTCTCCGTGCAGGCGCAGATCCTGAACCTGATGCGCGACCTCCAGGACAAGTTCGGCCTGACCTACATGTTCATCAGCCACAACCTCGCCGTGGTCCGCCACATGGCGAGCCGCGTCGGCGTGATGTATCTCGGCCGCATCGTCGAGATCGCGGAGGGACGCGAGCTGTTCGCCCGACCGCGCATGCCCTACACCAAGATGTTGCTGGGCGCCGTGCCCGATCTCGCAATGTCAGGCCGCCAGCGCATTCCGGTGAAGGGCGAGATTCCGAACCCGATCAATCCGCCGCCCGGCTGCGCCTTCAATCCGCGCTGCCCGCTGGCATTCGACCTCTGCCGCAAGGAAGCCCCGGAACTGATCGCCGGCGTCGCCTGCCATGCGGTGAACACCGCGCCGGTCCCGGCGTGA
- a CDS encoding DUF1028 domain-containing protein produces the protein MTWSIIARDPATGQFGIAVATRFFAVGARVPYIAAGLGAIATQAFVNPYYGIDGVKLLREGLNAHDVLATLLATDDGRESRQIHIMDASGAIAAHTGRDCVDWCGHIAGSGFSIVGNMLAGADVLDETAKTYIANDSLPFPRRLLAAMRAGEAAGGDKRGKQSAALLIHGEEEWPALDIRADDHPDPLGELERLERVSQELWVHFRSSMPTRQNPAGNTDRTVIDASIAASRARQS, from the coding sequence ATGACCTGGTCGATCATCGCGCGCGATCCTGCCACCGGCCAGTTCGGCATCGCGGTAGCGACCCGCTTCTTCGCCGTCGGCGCGCGCGTGCCCTACATCGCGGCCGGTCTCGGCGCCATCGCGACCCAGGCCTTCGTCAATCCCTATTACGGCATCGACGGCGTCAAGCTGCTGCGCGAGGGGCTGAACGCGCATGACGTTCTCGCCACCCTGCTCGCGACCGACGACGGCCGCGAGAGCCGCCAGATCCACATCATGGACGCCAGCGGCGCGATCGCCGCGCATACCGGGCGCGACTGCGTCGACTGGTGCGGGCACATCGCCGGCAGCGGCTTCTCCATTGTCGGCAACATGCTGGCCGGCGCCGACGTGCTCGACGAGACCGCGAAGACCTATATCGCCAATGACAGTCTGCCCTTCCCGCGCCGCCTGCTTGCCGCCATGCGCGCAGGCGAGGCCGCCGGCGGCGACAAGCGCGGCAAGCAATCCGCTGCGCTCCTGATCCACGGCGAGGAGGAATGGCCGGCGCTGGACATTCGCGCCGACGATCATCCCGACCCGCTGGGCGAGCTCGAACGGCTGGAGCGCGTCAGTCAGGAACTCTGGGTGCATTTCCGCTCCTCCATGCCGACGCGGCAGAACCCCGCAGGCAACACCGATCGCACCGTCATCGACGCCAGCATCGCTGCGAGCCGAGCAAGGCAATCATGA
- a CDS encoding ABC transporter ATP-binding protein, whose translation MSASPLIEIKDLRIRFHGDDGRVTHAVDSVDLSVANGATLGLVGESGCGKSVTSLAIMGLLPKQSAEISGAIRFDGFDLLKTPDQTLRDLRGNRLAMIFQEPMTSLNPSFTIGDQIVETILRHRGGSRRSARERAIELLRRVHIPSPERRIDEYPHKLSGGMRQRVMIAMALACDPRLLIADEPTTALDVTLQAQILELMRELKAASGAAIILITHDLGVVAEVCDEVAVMYAGEIVERAPVDELFAMPQHPYTVGLLGSIPRLDHRAEQLATIEGMVPNMAQPPAGCRFAARCPFVLDACTKAPPPLVEVSPDHLSRCIRAPLELLVS comes from the coding sequence ATGAGCGCAAGCCCTCTCATCGAGATCAAGGATCTGCGCATCCGCTTCCACGGTGACGACGGCCGCGTGACCCACGCCGTCGACAGCGTCGATCTAAGCGTCGCCAATGGCGCAACGCTCGGCCTCGTCGGCGAATCCGGTTGCGGCAAGAGCGTGACGTCACTGGCGATCATGGGACTGCTGCCAAAACAGAGTGCCGAGATATCCGGCGCAATCCGCTTCGACGGCTTCGACCTCCTGAAGACTCCTGACCAGACATTGCGCGACCTCCGCGGCAACCGGCTCGCGATGATTTTTCAGGAGCCTATGACGTCGCTCAATCCGAGCTTCACAATCGGCGACCAGATCGTCGAGACCATTCTGCGCCACCGCGGCGGCTCCCGGCGCAGCGCGCGCGAGCGGGCCATCGAGCTGCTGCGCCGCGTCCACATTCCCTCGCCCGAGCGGCGGATCGACGAATATCCGCACAAGCTCTCCGGCGGCATGCGCCAGCGCGTGATGATCGCGATGGCGCTGGCCTGCGATCCGCGGCTCCTGATCGCGGACGAGCCCACCACCGCGCTCGACGTCACCCTGCAGGCGCAGATTTTGGAGTTGATGCGCGAGCTGAAGGCAGCGAGCGGCGCCGCCATCATCCTGATCACCCACGATCTCGGTGTTGTCGCCGAAGTCTGCGACGAGGTCGCGGTGATGTATGCCGGCGAGATCGTCGAGCGCGCGCCGGTCGACGAGCTGTTCGCCATGCCGCAGCATCCCTACACCGTCGGCCTGCTGGGCTCGATCCCGCGCCTCGACCACCGCGCCGAGCAGCTTGCCACGATCGAAGGCATGGTGCCGAACATGGCGCAGCCGCCCGCCGGCTGCCGCTTCGCCGCGCGCTGCCCCTTCGTGCTGGACGCCTGCACCAAGGCGCCGCCACCGCTGGTGGAGGTCAGCCCCGATCACCTCTCGCGCTGCATCCGCGCACCGCTCGAACTCCTGGTGTCGTGA